A genome region from Populus alba chromosome 5, ASM523922v2, whole genome shotgun sequence includes the following:
- the LOC118029222 gene encoding pathogen-related protein, with product MATSGVREDKYRTFLYGEGEKNTKWRYGSPPNYDDVNKLFEEGRTKVWPSGSLEEKVQNLVKTWEMEMFHKTCFDDYKSVDPKNYTFSLNGRKPITLEEKRKLGGGYNSFLQTTLPEKFRAYNPAEETVDSAQVAFTTAFPRGFALEVLQVYSGPPVIVYKFRHWGYMEGPFKGHAATGEIVELYGMSIFEVDEHMKVVKVEFFIDRGELLGGLMKGATLDGSTAEAASTCPFLGGTG from the exons ATGGCAACTTCAGGCGTTAGAGAAGACAAATACCGTACTTTCTTGTATGGAGAAGGAGAGAAGAACACGAAGTGGAGGTATGGTTCACCTCCAAACTATGATGATGTCAACAAACTCTTTGAAGAAGGCCGGACTAAG GTATGGCCATCTGGATCACTCGAAGAAAAAGTGCAGAACCTCGTAAAGACATGGGAGATGGAGATGTTCCATAAGACATGCTTTGATGATTATAAATCAGTTGATCCCAAGAATTATACTTTTAGCCTAAATG GAAGGAAACCTATAACTTTGGAAGAAAAGCGCAAACTTGGCGGAGGCTACAACTCCTTTTTGCAGACTACCTTACCGGAGAAGTTCCGGGCTTATAACCCTGCTGAAGAAACCGTGGATTCAGCTCAAGTGGCTTTTACAACAGCATTCCCTCGTGGGTTTGCTTTGGAGGTTCTCCAAGTTTATTCAGGGCCACCGGTGATTGTGTACAAGTTCAGGCACTGGGGTTACATGGAAGGTCCGTTCAAGGGCCATGCTGCAACTGGGGAAATAGTAGAACTCTATGGAATGTCTATTTTTGAG GTGGATGAACACATGAAGGTTGTGAAGGTAGAGTTCTTTATTGACCGCGGAGAACTGCTTGGAGGTCTTATGAAAGGTGCTACCTTGGACGGCTCAACAGCAGAGGCAGCTTCAACCTGCCCTTTCTTGGGGGGCACAGGGTAG